A window of the Fusarium fujikuroi IMI 58289 draft genome, chromosome FFUJ_chr09 genome harbors these coding sequences:
- a CDS encoding related to RRP1 protein — protein sequence MAEHESQMPFIRNLASSDRKLRMSSLESLSTFLASRSSLSDVDAQKLWKGLFYALWMTDRPIPQQRLATDLANLLFSLKPACAIPWLRAFWAIVGAQWTAIDVYRLEKFLLLVRRVFASHVRLARERGWKDGDVEAIVAVLEEYPFEKEGDLRKSPVGIRLHALDIWVDELEREEALEHPEAEKFVKSVGDLVISLKTCPVKPVRARCVESYEDERLPWVKAASGDEMEEDEEWGGIDD from the exons ATGGCCGAGCACGAATCCCAAATGCCCTTTATTCGCAACCTCGCTTCAAGCG ATCGCAAACTTCGAATGTCCTCATTAGAATCACTCTCAACATTCCTCGCCTCGCGCTCAAGCCTCTCCGACGTCGACGCCCAGAAGCTATGGAAAGGCCTCTTCTACGCTCTATGGATGACCGACCGACCCATCCCCCAGCAACGTCTCGCCACAGATCTCGCcaacctcctcttctccctcaaGCCCGCCTGCGCCATCCCCTGGCTGCGCGCCTTCTGGGCCATCGTCGGAGCCCAGTGGACAGCCATCGACGTCTACCGTCTTGAAaagttcctcctcctcgtccgtCGCGTTTTCGCTTCCCACGTACGACTAGCTCGCGAGCGGGGCTGGAAGGACGGCGATGTCGAGGCTATCGTGGCTGTGCTGGAGGAGTATCCCTTTGAGAAGGAGGGTGATCTGCGAAAGAGTCCTGTGGGCATCAGATTGCATGCGCTGGATATCTGggttgatgagttggagCGTGAGGAGGCGCTGGAGCACCCCGAGGCTGAGAAGTTTGTGAAGAGCGTGGGCGATCTTGTTATTTCGCTGAAGACATGCCCTGTTAAGCCTGTGAGGGCGCGCTGTGTTGAGAGTTACGAGGATGAAAGGTTGCCGTGGGTTAAGGCAGCcagtggtgatgagatggaggaagatgaggaatgGGGTGGTATTGACGATTAA